The sequence ACGGGACACAGGCGGGGCTCCACATAGATCTGGAGCACCGTCGCGAAGTCTCCGCGGGGCGCAGCCGGACCGTTGACCCGCCAACCTGAGGTCGGCCGGGTGGGAGAACGGAGCCTCCACTTGTGGGCCGGTCACATGCGTGTCCGGCCGGTCGGAACACCAGAATACACGAGTCAAGAGGGTGGCACCCACTCCTGTGCCGCCGCGGCCTGCCCGGGGCCAGGATGACACTCCCGGACGCGGGGCCCGGGCCCCCTGCCCATAGGCTGGAGCCGACCCCTCAGCAGGAAGAAGCCCGAAGACATGAGCGACCAGACACCGCAGCAGCCCGACGTCCCGAACGCGGCGAACCCTGACTTCGACTCCATGACCCGTGACATCGCCGAGGTGCCGGCGGTCGAGGTGATCACCACGGTCGCGGTGCATCTGATGAGCTCGGCGGCGGTCAACCTCGGGCTCGCCGAGGAGGGCGCGGCGCACAAGGACCTGGACGAGGCGCGCAAGCTCATCCAGGCGCTGGCCGGGCTGGTCACCGCCAGTGCCACCGAGATCGGCTCGTACCACGCGGCGCCGCTGCGGGACGGTCTGAAGTCGCTGCAGCTGGCGTTCCGCGAGGCCTCGGTCGTGCCGGACGAGCCGGGCCAGGGCCCCGGGGAGAAGTTCACCGGGCCGGTCTACGGCTGAGCGGCGCCACGGAGATACACCGACGACGAGCCCCGGCCCGGGAAGGGCCGGGGCTCGCGGCGTCCGTGCCGGGGGCGGCGGGCCGGTCAGCCGGATTCGGCGGATTGCGTGGTGGCCTCGGGCGGCACCGCGTCGTCGGCGACGAGGACCGGCTCGTGCGGCGGGTGGGTGATCTGGTGCACCACCGCCGCGATGGCGCCGCCGATCAGCGGCGCGACGATGAACAGCCACAGCTGGGTGATGGCCGCGCCGCCCGCGAACAGCGCCGGGCCGATGGAGCGCGCCGGGTTCACGGAGGTGCCGTCCAGGGGGACGCCGATGAGGTGGACGGTGGCCAGGGCCAGGCCGATCGCCATTCCGTTGAAGCCGATCACGGCCACCTTGTGGGTGACCGACAACCAGACGTAGACCAGCAGGAAGGTCATCACCATCTCGGCGACGAACGCGCCGCCGAGGTTGAGGTGCACCGCCGAGCGGTCTCCCCAGCCGTTCGTGCCGAAGGCCCCATGGGTCTGCAGCCCCGGGACCTGCCGGGCCACCAGGAAGAGCAGCGCCGAGCCGACGATGGCGCCGACCACCTGGGCGATCCAGTATTCGGCGGCCGTCCGCAGGGTGAGCCTGCGGGCCAGCAGCATGCCCAGCGTCACCGCGGGGTTGAGATGGCAGCCCGAGATCGGGCCGAGGGCGTAGGCAAGCGCCACCATGGTGAAGCCGAAGGCCAGGGCGATGCCGAAGGTGCCGATGTATTCGCCCGCCAGCACGGCCGAGCCGACGGCGAAGAACACCAGGAGCAGCGTGCCGAGGAACTCGGATACGACCGTGCGGGTCAGTACCTTCGAGATCTCCGTTTTCTCCATGGGGGGCTCTCCTCGCGTGGATCTTGAGCTCTCCTCGCATTGTGCGGCCCCGGAGACGAACGCGCCCGTCGGCGGCCCGGGGCCCGCCCGTCGCACCCGGGCCCCGGCGGTGGTGGTCAGCGCCGGTAGAGCGGTTCCCCGGCCGTCGTGGTGCCGGGCGGCAGGAGGGCCAGGTCCAGGCCCTTCACTAGCCGGGCGCGCAGGATCTCGTCGGCGGCCAGCGCCCGGGCCAACCGCTGGGCGACCTCGGCGGCCGGGGCATCAGAAGCGAGGCCGAGGGCGAGGGTGGCGTCGGTCTCGCCGGACGGGGCGAGACGGGCGACGAGCACGCCGGGCTCGGCGTCGAGCAGGGCACGCAGGGCGTCGGTGACGGCCGGGTCGGCGAGCGGGTCGGCGCTCGTCCGGCCCTCGGCCAGGGCACGCAGGGCCGGACCGGTGAGCTGGTAGGTGACCGGGCCCGCCAGGTCGACGACGACCGTGTCGGCCTTCTCGTGGGAGGCGGCGAGCAGCGCCTGCTGCAGCGGGACCGCGACGGGGCGGGCGTCGGCACGCCAGCGCTGAAGTGACTCCATGCAGGTGAAGGCGGGCAGGGCGCAGCGACCGTCGGGGGCCTGGAGGGTGGGGACGGCCATATCGCTGGTCTTTTCGCGGCGCAGACCGTCGGGGCCGGTCTCCACCTCGCCGAGGACCGCCACCACGGGCACCAGGACGCGCGCGCCGGCCAGCGCCGCCAGGAGCTGGGGCTCGGCGGCCCGGTCCGTCCCGTACGCCGCCAGGGCTGCCGCGAGCGCGGGGTCGGCCGAGCCGTCGTCGTCGGAGAAACCGGGGTCCGGGATGTTCTTCTGCACGAGGTGAGCGTATCGGCCGGGGGTGGTGCCCCTGACGTGCGGTCCGGTGGGGTCCCGCGCGGTGGGGCGGGTGCCGGTCAGTGGTGCGCGGGGCGGCGGCGCCAGAGGACGACGGCGGCCGTGAGGAAGGCCAGGCCGGCGGTGCCGGCGGCCCAGGGCAGCCAGTTGGCGGGGGTGTCCGCGGTGTCGTCGGCGGTGGGTCCCGGGCCGAAGTAGCGGGTGGCGTAGCCGGCGGGGGCCGGCTTCTGCGGGGTGGGCTTGAGGTCCGCCGCGGCGTCGAGGGCGGCGGCCGGGTCGATCAGGCCGGCACCGTAGTCGTCGTCGCGGCCGCCCTCGGGGCTGTCCTGGGCGGTGGAGGTCAGCAGCCGGCGGATCTGGTCCGGGCTCAGGCCGGGATGTGCGGAGCGGATCAGGGCGACGGCCGCGGAGACGAAGGCGGCGGCGGGGCTGGTGCCCCAGCCCGAGAGGTAGCCGTCGTCGTTGTCGGCCATGACGATGTCGAAGCCGGGCGCGCTGACCGTGGCGTACCAGTGCCGGGTGGAGAACCGGGCCCTGCCCCCCAGATGGGTGACGGCGGTGGCGGTGATGACGCCCGGGTAGGCGGCGGGATAGGAGACGTGGTTGCCCTTCTGGCCGCCGTTGCCCGCGGAGGCGACGACGGGGATGCCCTTGCCGAGGGCGTACTGGATGGCGGCGTCCTCGCGTGGTTCGGGGTGCGCGGATTCGCTGTCGTCGCCCAGCGACATATTGATCACGTCGGCGCCGTGGTCGGCGGCCCAGCGGATGCCGTCGGCGAGCGCCCCCGCCTTCTCGGTGCGGGCCCGCTCGCGCTGGGTGTCGCTGTCCTCGAGGATCACCCGGACCGGCAGGATCTCGGCAGCCGGGGCGAGCCCGAGCACTCCGTTGTCGCGGCCGCCCGCGCCATGGCCGTGACCTGCGATGATGCTGGCCATGCCGGTGCCGTGCCGGGCCCAGGCGGAGTCTCCCGGCCCGGCGCCGAAGCCGACCAGGTCCTGCTCGGGCAGCACCTGTCCTTCCAGGTCGGGGTGGTTGGCATCCACGCCGGTGTCCAGGACGGCGACGGTGATGCCCTCGCCCTTGGTGGTGCGCCAGGCCTGCTGGGCGTGGACGGCTTCGAGGGCCCATTCCTGGGCGCGGACGGTGTCGGCCCGGGCGGGAACGGCGGGCAGCACGGCGAGCACCGCCGAGGCCAGCGCGAGGGCGGTACCGCGCCGCACGGACGTCGTCATGACGGGGCCTGCCTTGTCGGTGTCGGGCTGCCGGCCGCCTTGCGGAAGTCCGCCTCGATACGGTCCGCAAGGTCCTTCGCGTCGTGGCCCAGACCGGATTCGGCCGGGGCGGTGGTGGTGCCGGGCCGGACCGCGGCCTCGGCGGGCTGCGGCTCGGTGAACGTGCGGCCGTCGGCGAAACCGGAGACGGCGTAGACGACGGCCGGGAGGTCGGTGAGCACCCGGACGGTCCAGCTGGCCCGCTGGGCACGTCCGAAGTCCTCGGCCGCGGTGCCCTTGGCCGCGTACGGCAGCGGCATCAGGTCCGTGCGGGTGCCCAGGTTCTTGCTGCTGAAGCGGGTGTTGAGGGCCGTCATCGCGGACGGGCCGGCCTTGGTGGTCTGCGCGCCGACCGTGATGACGGCGCTGCGGGTGGCGTCGACGTAGGTGGCGCGCAGCAGCCGGACACAGCCTGCCGGGGCGAGCGTGGCCGCGAGCTTGGGGTCGTAGGCGCCGGTGCAGCCGGTGTCGGGGGCGACGGCGATCCGGGTCCAGGTCCGGTCGGCGCCGCCGGGGCCTGAGCCCAGGCCTTTGACGGTGCGGGGAAAGAGCGTGTCGACGGGGGTGTCGTGCCAGACGTCGCGGCCCTTGCTGAAGACGGCCTCGGCCGTGGGGGCGGCGCCGGAGGCATCCTCGGTGAGCCAACTCCCCGCCGCCGCACCGCCGATGAGCCCGATGCCGAGGATCAGGCAGGCCGCGGCGGTGAGCACCCGGGCGCCGGGGCGGCGGAAGGGGGCGGCCGGTGCGCCGGTCCCGTGCCCAACTCCCTGGCGAGGGAGGGGGCTACGGGGCCACGGCACCGGTGACGGGCGCCCGGCGGAGCGTTCGCCGGGGCCGCTCCACAGGTCCTGGCTGCGGGCGAGGTGGAAGGCTGCGGTGTCACGGAAGGCGGGGGTGTCACGGAAGGCGGTGGGCTGCGAGGGGCCGGGGGCGGCGGGTCCGGCGGCGGCCGGTCCGGTGGGGGCCGGGGAGCCGGGGGCGCGGTCCGGGCGGGGCGCCAGCGGCGCGCCGGCGGCGGGTGGCTGCGCGCGGGGCGGGGCGGCAGGGCGGGGCGGTACGGGGTGCGGGCCGGCGGCGGCCGGGGCGCCGGGCGCGGACGGCGGCAGGGGTGGCATCGGCGGCTCGGGCGGCACCCGGCGCAGCACGGCCGTCTGCGGGTCGTCGGCCGGTCCCGGTGCCGCGGCGGGCCGCCGGGGTGGCTGCGGGGGTATGGGCGGGACGCGTTGCGCATCGGCGAATTCCGCGTCGGTGCTCACCCGCGCTCCCCCTCGCGCCGCTGACCTCCGGGCCCGATCCGCAATCGGGGCACGGTGGTTCGTATCCGGACAACACGCCGCTGACCTGCTGGTTGCGGTGTTCGAGTCACTGTAAGCGCTGACGCCGTCGGTGCTCCAACCCATGTCCGCTCTGTCGCACAACTCCCCTCTACCCATTGGTAGGGGCACCTCCCACGCCCTTTTGGCGGCGGGGAAGGTCTGGCAGGCTGCGGCCATGCCCCCGCACACAGTCGATACATATGGCGACAAGGCCCCTCCTCATGCTCTCCACCCGGCCGGGGAGACCCCGTTCGACCGGGCCACCGCCCATCTCGACGCGCCGCTGGCCGTCGTCGACCTGCAGGCCTTCGATGCCAACGCCGCCGATCTGGTGCGCCGCTCCAAGGGCAAGCCGATCCGGGTGGCGAGCAAATCGGTGCGCTGCCGAGCGCTGCTGGAGCGGGTGCTGGCGCGGGACGGCTTCGCGGGGATCATGAGTTTCACGCTCGCCGAGTCGCTGTGGTTGGCGCGCTCGGGCTTCACGGACATCCTGCTGGCCTATCCGTCGGCGGACCGGGCGGGCTTCGCCGGGCTGACCGGCGACGCGCGGCTCGCGGCCGCGGTGACGGTGATGGTCGACGACCCGGCGCAGCTGGATCTGATCGATGCGGCCCGGCCGGCCGGCGGGGCGGGCGAGGAGGTACGGGTGTGTCTGGAACTCGACACCTCCTACCGGCTGATGGGCGGGAAGGTGCGGGTCGGTGCCCGCCGTTCGCCGCTGCGGACGCCCGACCGGCTGGCCGCGCTGGCCCGGACGGTGGTGCGCCGCCCCGGTTTCCGGCTGGTGGGGCTGATGGCGTACGAGGGTCATGTGGCCGGTGTGGGCGATGATGTCGCCGGTAAGCCGGTGTTCTCGCGGGCGATCCGGATGATGCAGGCAGCGGCGCGCAAGGAGCTGGCGCAGCGCCGCTGGGAGGCGGTACGGGCGGTGCGCGCGGTGGCGCCGCGCCTGGAGTTCGTCAACGGCGGCGGGACCGGCAGTGTCCAGCACACCGCGGCGGAGGCGGCGGTCACCGAGGTCGCGGCCGGGTCGGGGCTGTACGTGCCGCGGCTGTTCGACAACTTCCGTTCGTTCAGCGGGCGTCCGGCGGCGCTGTTCGCCCAGCCCGTGGTGCGCCGTCCGGGCCCCGGGGTGGTCACGGTGCTGGGCGGCGGCTATCCGGCGTCGGGGGCGGCGGGCCCCGACCGGCTGCCGGTGCCGTATCTGCCGGCCGGGCTGCGCTACGACCCGCAGGAGGGCCCCGGCGAGGTGCAGACGCCGCTGCTGGGTCCGGCCGCCGACGGGCTCCGGATCGGCGACAAGGTGTGGTTCCGGCACGCCAAGGCCGGTGAGCTGTGTGAGCGGTTCGATCAGCTGCAGTTGATCGACGGGGAGCGGGTGGTGGGGACGGTGCCGACGTACCGCGGCGAGGGCCACGCCTTTCTCTGACCCGGCGCGGCCCCCGCCCTGTGAGCGGTGCGCTCAGTACACCGTGTCCTTCTGGTCCGGGATGACCGAGCCGTCGGGGCGGTGGACCGGGCCGAGGGTGCCGTCCGGCCGCATGTAGCCCGTGGTCGCGCACGGGTACGCGTCGGCCTGGCGCTTCTTCGGCTCGATGAACATCGGGTTCACGAGCCAGCGGTGGTCGGCGTTGTCGTACGCACGGCACATCAGCTCCGCCTTGTTGCGGTTGATGGCCAGGTGCCCCGCGGTGGCATCGCCGACGAAGGTCACATCGGTCTCGGCGTCGCCCGCGGCGAAGGCGGGACGGTGCGCCCGGTCCTGCTGCTGCCAGGCCTTGGCGCCCTTGACGTGGAAGATCTCCTGGTTGATCCAGCAGCGCTTGCCGTCCATGTACGTCAGGACCTCGCCATGGGTGTCCTTGACGTCGCCGCAGCCCTGGACGCCGGTGGTGAGCCGGCCGTGGCTGACGAGGTTGCGGATGCCGATGGTGTGGGCGCGGTCGATGCCCACGCCGGGTGCCCAGGCGCGGACGAGCGGCTCCGCCGAAGCGGAGACGATGTAGACGTTGAAGCCGGCCTTCTTGAGGGTGCGGATGAGGTCGCGCTGCTGGGCGTAGTAGCGGACGTACCCCTCCATCGTGTGCGTGCCGACCTTCTGCTCGCTGCCGACCGGCGCGGCGAGGTTCTCGGCGCGGGCGGCGCGAGCGAACCCGGTCAACTGTGCGGGGCTGTGGCCGGCGAAAAGCTGGGTGATCCAGACGTACGAGGGCACCGTGCGGCGGTGGTTCCACTCGCCGGCGAACGCGGTCTTGCCGGTGGAGGTCTTCTCGTCCTGGTAGATGTCGAGGATCTCGTCGGTGCAGCCGGTGTCGGTCGAGGTCGGCAGCGGCCGGCCGGCCGGCACGGAGGTGCCGCAGGCCTTGGTGAGGGCGCGGGCGGCGTCCGCGGTCAGCCACTTGTTGGTGGCCTGCCAGCTCGCGGGGCGCAGCACCTTGTCGTGCCGCAGCATCCAGGCCAGGGTGGCGTCGGAGACGTCGTTCTTGACGACGGTGTTGTCCCAGTCGAAGGTCGCGACCGGCCGCGCGCCGTCGGAGCCGGCACAGCTGCCCTGCTCGTCGATTATTTTCTGCAGCTTGGCACGGTTGTCGCCGTACCAGCCCTTGGTGACATGGAGGGTGGGGCAGTGGCGCGGGGCCGGGCCCGCCATGGCCGTCTGGGCGGCCACGACGCCGCCACCCACGACCGCAAGGGCAGCACCCGCTGCAAGCCAGCGACGCTTGGTGAGCATGGAACGCACTCCTGTCGAATGAGGAACCGAAGGCGGACGCTAGCGTATGGCGGCCGGACGTCGTACGACGTCCGGCCGCCATCGCGCTGACGCGGAGGTGAACAGCGAGCGGTTACACCGGGGTGACGTAGGCGCCCGCGATACCGCCGTCGACCAGGAATTCGGCGGCGTTGACGAACGAGGAGTCGTCGCTGGCGAGGAAGGCGACGGCGGAGGCGATCTCCTCGGGCTCGGCGAACCGCCCGACGGGGACGTGCACCAGGCGGCGGGCGGCGCGCTCCGGGTCCTTGGCGAACAGCTCCTGCAGGAGCGGGGTGTTGACCGGTCCCGGGCACAGGGCGTTGACCCGGATGCCCTCGCGGGCGAACTGCACGCCCAGTTCACGGGACATGGACAGCACGCCGCCCTTGGAGGCGGTGTAGCTGATCTGCGAGGTGGCGGCGCCCATCACGGCCACGAAGGACGCGGTGTTGATGATGGAGCCGCGGCCCTGCTCGCGCATGTAGGGCAGCGCGTGCTTGCAGCAGAGGTACACCGAGGTGAGGTTGACCTCCTGGACGCGCTTCCAGGCGTCCAGGCCGGTGGTGAGGATCGAGTCGTCGTCGTCCGGGGAGATCCCGGCGTTGTTGAAGGCGATGTCGACCGAGCCGTAGGTGTCGAAGGCGGTCTTGTACAGCGCCTCGACCTGGTCGGAGTCGGTCACGTCGACCTGGACGAAGAGGCCGCCGACCTCGGCCGCGGCGGCCTTGCCCGCCGTCTCGTCGATGTCGGCACAGACGACGTTGGCACCTTCGGAGGCCAGTCGGCGGGCGGTGGCCAGGCCGATGCCGCTGCCGGCACCGGTGATCACGGCGGTACGGCCGACGAGGCGGCGGCACACTGCGGTCTGCTCGGTCACTTGGTCTCCTCGGTGCTGATGAAGATGTTCTTGGTCTCGGTGAAGGCGGTCAGTGCGTCCGGGCCCAGCTCACGGCCGAGGCCGGACTGCTTGAACCCGCCGAAGGGGGTCCAGTAGCGCACGGCGCTGTGGGAGTTGACGGAGAGGTTGCCGGCCGCGACGCCGCGCGAGACCCGCAGGGCGCGGCCGACGTCACGGGTCCACAGCGAGCCGGCCAGGCCGTAGTCGCCGGCGTTGGCGAGCCGTACGGCGTGGGCCTCGTCGTCGAAGGGGAGGACGACGGCGACCGGGCCGAAGATCTCCTCGACGGCCGTACGGTCCTCGGGGCGGCCTTCCAGGACGGTGGCCGGGTACCAGAAGCCCTTGCCCGCGGGCGCCTCGCCGCGGATGGCGGCCGGGGCGTCCTCGGGGACGAAGGACCGCACCCGCTCGCGCTGGGCGGCGGAGATCAGCGGGCCCATCTGGGTGGCGGGGTCCGCCGGGTCGCCGACGGTGAACGCCTTGACGGCGGGCTCCAGCAGCTCCAGGAAGCGGTCGTAGACGGAGCGCTGGACAAGGATGCGGCTGCGGGCGCAGCAGTCCTGGCCGGTGTTGTCGAGGAAGGAGCCGGGGGCGGCGGCCGCGGCGGCCTCGATATCCGCGTCGGCGAAGACGATGTTGGGGCTCTTGCCGCCGAGTTCGAGGGTGAGCCGCTTGGTCTGCGCCGCGCAGCGGGCGGCGATCTGCCGGCCGGTGGTGGTGGAGCCGGTGAAGACGACCTTGGCGACGCCGGGGTGGTCGACCAGCGCGGTGCCGGTGACCGGTCCCTCGCCGGGCAGCACCTGGAACAGGCCCTCGGGGAGCCCGGCCTCCAGGGCGAGTTCGCCGAGCCGGAGCGCGGTGAGCGGGGTGGTCTCGGCGGGCTTGAGGAGAACGGCGTTGCCGGCCGCGAGCGCGGGGGCGGTGCCCCAGGCGGCGATCGGCATCGGGAAGTTCCAGGGGGCGATGACGGCGACCACGCCCAGCGGCTCCTGGACGGTGAGGTTCAGGCCGCCGGCGACCGGGATCTGGGTGCCGGTCAGGCGCTCCACTCCCCCGGCCGCGTAGTGCAGCAGATCGCGGACGTTGCCCGCCTCCCACCGGGCGTTGCCCAGCGGGTGGCCGGCCTCCTTCAGTTCGAGGGCGGCGAGCGGTTCGATGTGCGCGTCGACGACGTCGGCGAAGCGGCGCAGGATGCGGGCCCGGTCGCCGGGTGCCACCGCGGCCCAGGATTCCTGGGCGGCCGCGGCCCGGCGGACCGCCGCGTCGACCTCTTCGGGAGAGGTGGTGGGGACGGTGGCCACCACCTCCTCGGTCGCCGGGTTGAGAATCTTCAGCTCGTGCAACACGCGTGGTTCCTTACATGCGCTCGAAGGAGCGGAAGCGCTCCCAGTCCGTGACGGCGGCGTCGTAGGCGTTCTGCTCGACGCGGGCCATGTGGCGGTAGTGGTCGACGACCTCGTCGCCGAACGCCGCCCGGGCGATCGGGCTGTTCTCCCACAGCTCGGCGGCGTCGCGCAGCGTGGTGGGGACATGGGCGGCATCGCCGGTGTAGGCGTTGCCGGTGGTCGCCTCGGGGAGTTCCAGCTCGTGCTCTATGCCGTAGAGACCGGCCGCGACCATGCCGGCGACCGCGAGGTAGGGGTTCACATCGCCGCCGGGCAGGCGGTTCTCCAGCCGGTGGGCGCGGCCGTGGCCGACCACCCGCAGGGCGCAGGTGCGGTTGTCGGGTCCCCAGGCGACGGCGGTGGGCGCGAAGGAGCCGGGGCGGAAGCGCTTGTAGGAGTTGATGTTGGGCGCGTAGAGGAGCGTGAAGTCACGCATCGCGGCGACCTGGCCTGCCAGGAAGTGCTGCATGGTCTTCGACATGCCGTACGGGCCGTCGTCGTCGGCCAGCACCGGGCGGCCGTCGGCGTCCTGCAGCGAGAGGTGGATATGACAGGAGTTGCCCTCGCGCTCGTCGTACTTCGCCATGAAGGTGAGCGACATGCCCTCCTGGGCGGCGATCTCCTTGGCGCCGGTCTTGTAGATGCTGTGCTGGTCGCAGGTGGTGAGCGCCTCGTCGTAGACGAACACGATCTCGTGCTGGCCGAGGTTGCACTCGCCCTTGGCGGACTCGACGGTCATGCCCGCCGCGCCCATCTCGTTGCGGATCCGGCGCAGCACGGGCTCGACCCGGCCGGTGCCGAGGACGGAGTAGTCGCCGTTCCACTGGTTGGCGGGGTTCATGTCGCGGTAGCCGCGGGACCAGCCGTCCTCGTAGGAGTCCTTGAAGAGCATGAACTCCAGCTCGGTGCCGGCGTAGGCGCTCCAGCCGCGCTGGGCGAGCCGGTCGAGCTGACGGCGCAGGATCTGCCGGGGCGAGGCGACGACCGGGGAGCGGTCGTGCCAGGCGAGGTCGGCGGTCATCAGGGCGGAGCCGGGGTTCCAGGGGATGCGGCGCAGCGTGCCGGGGTCGCCGTGCATGGCGAAGTCGCCGTAGCCGCGTTCCCAGGAGGACATCGCGTAGCCCTCGACGGTGTTGAGGTCGACGTCGACGGCGAGGAGGTAGTTGCAGCCCTCCGTGCCGTGGTCGAGGACGGTGTCGAGAAAGTATCGGGCCGCGAACCGCTTGCCCTGGAGCCTGCCTTGCATATCGGTGAAGGCGAGGACGACAGTGTCGATCTCCCCGGCGTCGACGAGGACCCTGAGCTCCTCGACGGAGAGTGGGGGCGTGCGGTCTGCCACGGTGTTGCCTCCTGTCACTGCATCCGGAGGTCATAAGGTAGGCACACGAACCATTGATTGGGAAGGGGTATCGATGGACGGTGCGGCGGACCGGTTGGCACCCGTACTGCGACCGGTGCGGGCGGGCAACGGTTTCGAGGAGGCGCTGGAGCAGATACTCCAGGTCGTCCGGCTCGGCCTGGTACCCCAGGGCGAACGGCTGCCCGCCGAGCGCGAGTTGGCGGAGCGGCTGCAGATCAGCCGGGTCACCCTGCGCGAGGTGCTGAAGGTGCTGCAGGACGAGGGCCTGGTGGAGAGCCGGCGCGGGCGCTACGGCGGCACGTTCGTCCGGGTGCGCTCGGAGAACCACGGCGAGGCCGAGCTGCGGCGCCGGATCGAGAAGGTCGACGTCGAGGACACCCTGCGCTTCCGGGAGGTGCTGGAGGTGGGCGCGGCCGGGCTGTGCGCGGCGCACGGGCTCTCCGGCGAGCAGAGCGGCCGGCTGCGCGAAGCGCTCGCCGCGACCCAGGACGCACCGCTCGCCGACTACCGCCGGCGCGACACCCTGCTGCATCTCACCCTCGCGGAGCTGTCCGGGTCGGCCTCGCTGGCGGCGCAGTACGCGGCGGTGCGGGCGCGGGTGAACGATCTCCTGGACTGCATTCCGCTGCTGGTCAGGAACCTGGAGCACTCCCAGACCCAGCACACCGCGCTGGTGGAGGCGGTGCTGGAGGGCGATGCGGACGGTGCGCGCGAGGTGATGCGCGAGCACTGCTGCGGGACCGCGGCGCTGCTGCGGGGGTTCCTGACCGCGCCGTCACCCTGAGCACCCGCCCGGGGACCGTGCGCGCGCGTTCACCATTCTTTTACGTACAGGTCTTGCGCCGAGCCGACCCGCCAGCAAAGGTATGCGGCTAAACCTTTGCTCGTTATCCCCTCGGCGAGGCAGGAGCGGCTCATGGCCGACAGCACGGAATCGCAGACCGCACCGCCCACCGCGTCCCCGGGCGGCAGCTCCCCGGACGGCGGCGCATCATCCGACGAGAGCTATCTGGAGCGGCGCACACTGCGCCGCGGCAGCGCGGGACCCCTGCTGCTGACCGGCCTGGGCGTCGCCTATGTCGTCTCCGGCGACTTCTCGGGATGGAACAACGGTCTGGCGCAGGGCGGCTTCGGCGGCCTGGCGATCGCCGCCGTCCTGATGGGCCTGATGTACACCTGTCTGGTCTTCGCGCTGGCGGAGCTGGCCTCGATCCTGCCGACCGCCGGCGGCGGCTACGGCTTCGCCCGGCGCGCCCTGGGCACCTGGGGCGGCTTTCTGACCGGCACCGCGATCCTCATCGAATATGTGCTGGCACCGGCCGCGATCTCCATCTTCATCGGTGACTACGTCGAATCGCTCGGCCTTTTCGGTCTGCACTCCAGCTGGCCGGTCTACCTCGCCTGCTTTGTGATCTTCATCGGGATCCATCTGTGGGGCGTGGGCGAGGCGCTGCGCTTCAGCCTGATCGTCACCGCCATAGCGGTCGCCGCGATCGTCGTCTTCGCGATCGCCGCCCTGACCGACTTCCATGTGGACACGCTCAACGACATCCCCGTGAAGGCCGGCGCGTTCGGGGCCAACTCCTGGCTGCCGTTCGGCATTCTGGGGATCTGGGCGGCCTTCCCGTTCGGCATGTGGTTCTTCCTCGGCGTCGAGGGCGTACCGCTGGCGGCCGAGGAGACCAAGGACCCGGCCCGGTCGCTGCCCAAGGCGATGGCCGCGGCGATGGGCATCCTGCTGGTGCTGGCGCTGATCACCTTCACCGCCGCCACCGGGGCACGCGGCTCGGCGGCGATCCAGTCGGTGGGCGACCCGCTGGTCCAGGCGCTGCAGCCGCACGGCGCGCCGACCACCATCAGCCGGATCGTCAACTACGCGGGGCTCG is a genomic window of Streptomyces sp. Edi2 containing:
- a CDS encoding FCD domain-containing protein, giving the protein MDGAADRLAPVLRPVRAGNGFEEALEQILQVVRLGLVPQGERLPAERELAERLQISRVTLREVLKVLQDEGLVESRRGRYGGTFVRVRSENHGEAELRRRIEKVDVEDTLRFREVLEVGAAGLCAAHGLSGEQSGRLREALAATQDAPLADYRRRDTLLHLTLAELSGSASLAAQYAAVRARVNDLLDCIPLLVRNLEHSQTQHTALVEAVLEGDADGAREVMREHCCGTAALLRGFLTAPSP
- a CDS encoding aldehyde dehydrogenase family protein; translation: MLHELKILNPATEEVVATVPTTSPEEVDAAVRRAAAAQESWAAVAPGDRARILRRFADVVDAHIEPLAALELKEAGHPLGNARWEAGNVRDLLHYAAGGVERLTGTQIPVAGGLNLTVQEPLGVVAVIAPWNFPMPIAAWGTAPALAAGNAVLLKPAETTPLTALRLGELALEAGLPEGLFQVLPGEGPVTGTALVDHPGVAKVVFTGSTTTGRQIAARCAAQTKRLTLELGGKSPNIVFADADIEAAAAAAPGSFLDNTGQDCCARSRILVQRSVYDRFLELLEPAVKAFTVGDPADPATQMGPLISAAQRERVRSFVPEDAPAAIRGEAPAGKGFWYPATVLEGRPEDRTAVEEIFGPVAVVLPFDDEAHAVRLANAGDYGLAGSLWTRDVGRALRVSRGVAAGNLSVNSHSAVRYWTPFGGFKQSGLGRELGPDALTAFTETKNIFISTEETK
- a CDS encoding glutamine synthetase family protein, translating into MADRTPPLSVEELRVLVDAGEIDTVVLAFTDMQGRLQGKRFAARYFLDTVLDHGTEGCNYLLAVDVDLNTVEGYAMSSWERGYGDFAMHGDPGTLRRIPWNPGSALMTADLAWHDRSPVVASPRQILRRQLDRLAQRGWSAYAGTELEFMLFKDSYEDGWSRGYRDMNPANQWNGDYSVLGTGRVEPVLRRIRNEMGAAGMTVESAKGECNLGQHEIVFVYDEALTTCDQHSIYKTGAKEIAAQEGMSLTFMAKYDEREGNSCHIHLSLQDADGRPVLADDDGPYGMSKTMQHFLAGQVAAMRDFTLLYAPNINSYKRFRPGSFAPTAVAWGPDNRTCALRVVGHGRAHRLENRLPGGDVNPYLAVAGMVAAGLYGIEHELELPEATTGNAYTGDAAHVPTTLRDAAELWENSPIARAAFGDEVVDHYRHMARVEQNAYDAAVTDWERFRSFERM
- the eat gene encoding ethanolamine permease; this translates as MADSTESQTAPPTASPGGSSPDGGASSDESYLERRTLRRGSAGPLLLTGLGVAYVVSGDFSGWNNGLAQGGFGGLAIAAVLMGLMYTCLVFALAELASILPTAGGGYGFARRALGTWGGFLTGTAILIEYVLAPAAISIFIGDYVESLGLFGLHSSWPVYLACFVIFIGIHLWGVGEALRFSLIVTAIAVAAIVVFAIAALTDFHVDTLNDIPVKAGAFGANSWLPFGILGIWAAFPFGMWFFLGVEGVPLAAEETKDPARSLPKAMAAAMGILLVLALITFTAATGARGSAAIQSVGDPLVQALQPHGAPTTISRIVNYAGLAGLVASFFSLIFAGSRQLFALSRAGYLPRFLSLTSRRKAPYLGLLVPGALGFALAAATGDGARMLNVAVFGATISYALMALSHLVLRRREPGLPRPYRTPGGMLTSSVAFVLACSALVATFLVDKEAAFIALGVYVVALAYFAFYSRHRLVAAAPEEEFAALAAAEAELERG